Sequence from the Chloroflexaceae bacterium genome:
CGAGCGCTGCTGCCGGGCGCCGACCTGGAGGAACAGGCGGCCACCCTCGCGGCGCACGGGGCCGACGAGGTGACCTTGATCGAACACGAGGCCCTGGCCCGGGCCAGCGCCGATGCCTGGCTGGCGGCGCTGGAGCCGGTCATCCGGCCCCTGAGCCACCGCTCCTACGGCGGCCTGCTGCTCCTGGCCCCCGACACTAGCCACATGCGCGCCTGGCTGCCCCGGCTGGCGCTGCGCCTCCACGCCCCCCTGGTGAGCCACTGCCTCGAAGTGCGCCAGGACGGCGCCGAGCTTGTGTTCGTGCGCCCCACCTACGGCGGGGCGCGCCATGAGCATATGGTCTGCCCTGGAGCGGCGGTCATCTGCGCCACCCTGGCGCCCAACGCCCGCGGCATCGGGCGGGGCGACGTGCGCCGGCGCCCCCAGGTGAGCCACGTTCATCCCGCCATTGACACCGCCCGCCTCCGCGACCGGCCCGTGCGCATCATCCCCGCCGACCCGCGCACGGTTGACCTGCGCGAGGCCGAGCGCATCGTCGCCGGCGGCCTGGGGCTGGGCGGTCCGGAAGGTGTGGCGCAACTCTGGGAGCTGGGCGACCGGCTACGCGCGGCAGTGGGCGGCACGCGCGTCATCTCTGACCGGGGCTGGCTGCCGACCGATCGCTTCATCGGCACCACCGGCAAGATCGTCGCGCCAAAGCTCTACCTGGCCCTGGGCATCTCCGGGGCCAGCCAGCACACCTCGGGCATGAACGGCAGCGAAACGGTGATCGCCGTCAACATTGACCGCACCGCGCCCATCTTCGGCCTGGCCGACCTGGGCATCGTGGCCGACGTGCGCCAGCTCATTCCCGCCCTGCTGGAACGCCTGACATCCGAACGACAGCACGATACTGCGGACAACGACCACAACCGCCAGGTAGCGGCTTGAAGGATACGCTATGGCTTTGCTGAGCAAAGAGGCTTCACTGGCGCTGGTGCGGCGGGTGCACCGCCTGATCGGCATGCAGAACGGCGTCACTCTGCACGGCGCGCCGCAACCCCGGCCCCGGCGCAACGCGCCGCGTCCGGGCGCCGAGCATTTCGATGTCATCGTCGTTGGCGCGGGGCCGGCCGGCAGCGCCGCCGCCCTGGTGGCCGCCCGCGCCGGGCTGAAGGTGCTGCTGCTGGAACGCGGCGAGTACCCCGGCTCAAAAAACGTCTCCGGAGCGGCCTTCTACGGCAGCGCCATCCTGCACGAACTGATCCCCAACTGGTGGGAACAGGCTCCCGTCGAACGCTACCTGACCCGCCGCGTGCTGGCCTTTATGACCGCCGACACCTCGGTGGCGATTGACTTTCGCACCACCCGCTTCGCCGAGCCGCCCTACAACGGCTTCAGCATCCTGCGCCCGAAGTTCGACCGCTGGTTCGCCGACCAGGCCGTCGCCGCGGGCGCCTTTCTGCTCAACGCCGCCGTGGTGGACGAGGCGCTCTGGGAGGACGATCAGGTGGTGGGGGTGCGCGTGCGCCGCGACGAGGGCGACCTGCGCGCCAACGTGGTGATTGCCTGCGATGGCGCCAATTCCTTCCTGGCCAAGCATGCCGGCCTGCAACGCGAGTTCCACGCCCACGAGATGTCGCTTGGCGTCAAGGAGGTGCTGGCCCTCGACGAGCACGTCATTCGCGAGCGGTTTCATCTCCACGACAACGACGGCCTGGCCATCGAGTACATCGGGGCCATCACCGAGGAAGTGAGCGGCGGCGCTTTTCTCTACACCAACCGCGACAGCCTCTCCCTTGGCGTCATCGGGCAGATCTCCTCCCTGGCCGAGCATAAGCGCCGGCCCTACGAGTTGCTGGAGACCTTCAAGCGCCACCCTTCGGTGGCCCCGCTGGTAAGGGGGGGCAGGGTGCGCGAGTACTCGGCCCATATCATCCCCGAAGCGGGCTGGAACATGCTGCCGAAGCTCTACACCGGCGGCATGCTGGTGGCGGGCGACGCGGCGGCGCTGTGCTTCGTGGCCGGGCTGTACCTGGAAGGCATCAACTACGCCATCCAGTCGGGCATCGCCGCCGGTGAGACCGCCGTGATCGCCCACCAGGAACGTGACTTTTCGGCCCGTTCGCTGGCCCGCTACGTCGAACGCCTGCGCGCGCGCCACGTCCTCACCGATTTCGCCAATTATCGCCACGCTCCGGGGCTGGTCAACAGCCCGCGGCTGCAAAATCGCTACCCGGAAATCATCGCCGCCGCCGCCGAGCAGGTCTTCCGCGTCAACGGCGGTCCTAAACGCAAGATTCTGCCCATCGCCCTCGATACGCTCCGTCGCGCCAATATCTCGCCCATGCACGTGCTCCAGGATGCCTGGCAAGCAGGGAGGTCATTCGGATGGTGAGCATTCCTCTGGAAGAACGGATGCGCACGGTGCGCTTCAAGGTGGACGACCGGCCGCACATCGTGGTCAACGCGGCGGTGTGCAACAATTGCTCCGTGCGGGCCTGTGTGTATGTCTGCCCGGCCAATCTCTTCGTGCCGCTGGACGATGGGGGCATTCTCTTCAACTATGAGGAGTGCTTCGAGTGCGGAACCTGCTACATCGCCTGTAATCAGGAAGGGGCCATCCAGTGGTCGTACCCGCGGGGCGGCTATGGGGTCACCTTCCGGGAAGCGTGAGGCGATTTTGGATTTTGGATTTTAGATTTTGGATTGCCGCATGTGGCGTTCCAACCAGGTGGTGCATCCAGCAAGTTTTCGAATGGGAGGGTCCGGGAGGGCTGGGCCCTCCCAGAAACCCGCCTCCCGGCCCTTTCGTGCAGCAGGACTTGCCGGATGCGCCAGCAGGGCTAACGATGATTGGTCTGTAAACAAAGTCTTTTGCTAAACCTCCGCCCCCTCCCCAACCCTCCTCCGCCGGGGGAGGGCGCCCGGCCCCTCCCTGGGAGGGGGGCGGAAACGCCGGGGAACGCACTTTACGGACCAGGGATGCCACGCGGTCTCATCAATGGGAATTGATACAATGCGCATCGCCGTCTGTTTGAAACACGTGCCCGATCCGGCCACAGTCGAGGTTGATCCGCTGACCGCGGCGCTCGACACGCGCCGTTTGCTCTACATTGCCGGCCCCGCCGACACAGCGGCCCTGGAAGTGGCCCTGCGTCTGGCCGGCGCAGAGGGCCACGTCAGCGCGCTGTGCGTCGGCCCGCCCGCCGCCGACGCAGTATTGCGCCAGGCCCTCGCCGCTGGCGCAGCGGAGGCGCGGCGGCTCTGGGCGCCGTTCCTGCCCCTCCAGTCCCCGGCGCAGACCGCCCTGCTCCTGGCCGCGGCGCTGCAACGCGGCGAGACCCCCGACCTGGTGCTCTGCGGCGCCCGCAGCAGCGACCATGGCAGCGGCCAGGTTCCGGCCTTGCTCGCCGAGTTTCTCGACTGGCCGGTGGTGTGCGATGTCACCCGCATCACCCTCGAGGGAGACGTGGCGCGGGTGCAGCGCCGCCTCGACCGCGGAGCGCGCGAGGAACTGGAGGTGCGCCTGCCAGCCGTCCTGGCGGTCGAAGCGGGCATCGCTCGCCTGCGCCACGCCAGCCTCACCGGGCTGATGCGCGCCGAGCGCGCCGCCATCCCTGTCAGCGATCTGGACGACCTGGCGCTGGAACCGTCCGACCTGGCCTTCCCTGCCCCGACCGCGCGTATGGTGACCCCGCCGCGCCCGCGCACGCGCCCGATCTTCACCCCTGACAGCACCCGCCCGGCCCACGAGCGCATCGCCCAGATCATCTCCGCCGGGGTGACCCGTAAATCCGGCAAGGTGCTGGAAGGTCCTCCTGATCAGATGGCCGATGTGGTGGTCGAGTTCCTTAGAGAAAGGGGTTTCATTTAATCTGTAATCCTGTGTGGGGCAATTCTGAGAATTGCCCCACAGAATGACCCATGTCTACATCCATGGCATATCAGTCTAACCTGGCCCATCTGACCTGGCCCGAGGTGGCCCGTGCTGTGGCCGAGGGGGCCGATACCGTGATTCTGCCCCTGGGGGCCACCGAGCAGCACGGTCCACACCTGCCCCTGGGCACGGATACGCTCCGCGCCGAGGCCCTGGCCCGGCGCCTGGCGGCGCGGCTGCCGGGGGCGCTGGTGGCCCCGGTCCTGCCCATCGGCTGCTCGGACGAGCACGCGGGCTTTCCCGGCCTCTTGAGCCTCGACGCCGCCACGCTCGCCGCCGTGATCGTGGATTGCGCGCGGCGCGTGGCTGCCTGGGGCGTCACCCGGCTGGCGATCGTCTCGGCCCATGGCGGCAACGGGCAGGCCCTGGCCCTGGCTGCCGAACGCCTGCGCCGCGAACTGCCCGCCCTGCGCGTCTGGCTGCCTGCGGAGACCCTCGCGCCCGACGAGGCGGTCCTGGCTGTCGCTGCCGACGAGGGGATCGCGCCCGAGGAGTTCGGTCTTCATGCCGGGGAAGGCGAAACCTCGGAAGTGCTCTGGCTGCGCCCCGACCTGGTGCGCCGTGAGGCCGCCGAGGCCGGGTACCGCGGCGATATGGCAACGATTGTGGAAACGCTGCAACGCCTGGGCCTCAAGGCGGTGACGCCCAACGGCGTGCTCGGCGACCCGGCGCGCGCCCGCGCCGACCGTGGCGCGCGCTATCTGGAGGCCCGGGCCGGCGCGCTGGCAAAGGAACTGCTCGCGTGATGACGCCGTCTGCGACTATTCAGAGTGACCGCCGCCAGCGCTGGGCCGCCGCGCTGATCCTTCCCGGGCAGCCCGACCTGGCCCGCAGCCTGGTGGCCGAACTGGCCGCGTTCCTCGAGCTGCCGGTGGACGCGGTGGAGGCTCGCTGCCGCCGGGCCGCCGGTGAACTGGCGCGCGCCTGGCGTGAGCAGGCTCCGACTACTCCGGCAGCTATCACCGACTTCTACCGCCACGGTGACGCTTACCTCTACGACCTGACCTGGTGGCACGCCCTGGTGGAGGACGACAGCGCCCTGGTGCAGGTCGAGGCCCTGGAGGCGGCCCTGGCCCGCCACGCCCGCAGCGCGCTCGACTTCGGCGGCGGCATCGGCTCGCTGGGGCTGGTGCTGGCTCGCCACGGCCTGGAAGTGACCCTGGCGGACATCAACCCGCGCCTGAACGAGTATGCCCGCTGGCGCTTCGCCCGGCGCGGCCTGCCGGTGCGGGTCATTGACCTGCCCCCCGGCCCGCCGGATCTGCCCGCCGCGGCCTTCGACTTTATCAGCGCGGTGGATGTCTTTGAGCACCTGCCCGATCCAGGCGCGACGCTGGCGGCCCTGGCCGCGGCTCTGCGGCCCGGCGGCACCCTCTTCATCCATCTGCCCGGCAACGCCGATCCGAACCATCCCATGCACCTCTGGCGCCGGCCGGCCACCCTTCTGCGCCACCTGGAAACCGCCGGTCTCTGGCTGGAAGGCGAGGGCAGCCGCATCGAGCAAGGCGGCAACATCCGCCTGCTGCTGCGGCGCGGCGAAGGCCCGCGCTACCGGCTCAACCAGGGTTTGGAACTGCGCCCCGACGCGGCGGGCGGCACGCTGCTCTCCCTGCGGCCCCTGGTGGCGCTGCGTCTCAACCGGCAGGCTTTCGCCACCCTTGCCGCCCTCAACGGTGGCAGCACCGCCCTGGAACTGGTGGCCGCGCATCCCGAGTTGTCGCTCCCCGAAACAACGGCCTTCCTCGACGCCCTGGCCCGGCGGCGCGTGCTCATCAAACACGTCCCGCCGCCGCAGCGCCTGCCCGCCGTCACGGCGATCGTCCCGGCCCACGGCCGCCCGGAGGCCACCCGCGCCTGCGTGGAGTCGCTGCTGGCCCAGGACTACCCCGCGGAACTGCTGGAGGTGATCGTGGTTGACGACGCCTCCGATCCGCCGCTGGCCCCGGCCCTGGCCGGGCTGCCTATTCGCCTGCTGCGCCAGGACCAGAACATTGGCCAGTCGGCGGCCCGCAACCACGCGGCGGAACTGGCCCGCGGCGAGGTGCTGGCCTTTCTCGACAACGACTGCGTCGCCGCCCCCGACTGGCTGCGCACCCTGGTGGCTGCGCTCGACGAGCCGGGGGTGGAGATCGCGGGCGGGCGAGTGCTGGCCCCTCCGCCGGAGGGGCCGGTGGCGGCCTTCGAGGCCGCGCGCTCGCCGCTGGACATGGGGCCGGTCAGCGGGCCGGTCGGCCCCGGCGAAACGATCACCTACATGCCCTCGTGCAATCTCGTTATCCGGCGTAGTCTGTTACTGCGCGTCGGCGGGTTCGACCCGGCGATGCGCCTGGGGGAGGACGTT
This genomic interval carries:
- a CDS encoding electron transfer flavoprotein subunit alpha/FixB family protein, which gives rise to MQIVVIAETEHGAVTRPSLECVEEARDLAVARDLRVRALLPGADLEEQAATLAAHGADEVTLIEHEALARASADAWLAALEPVIRPLSHRSYGGLLLLAPDTSHMRAWLPRLALRLHAPLVSHCLEVRQDGAELVFVRPTYGGARHEHMVCPGAAVICATLAPNARGIGRGDVRRRPQVSHVHPAIDTARLRDRPVRIIPADPRTVDLREAERIVAGGLGLGGPEGVAQLWELGDRLRAAVGGTRVISDRGWLPTDRFIGTTGKIVAPKLYLALGISGASQHTSGMNGSETVIAVNIDRTAPIFGLADLGIVADVRQLIPALLERLTSERQHDTADNDHNRQVAA
- a CDS encoding FAD-dependent oxidoreductase, translated to MALLSKEASLALVRRVHRLIGMQNGVTLHGAPQPRPRRNAPRPGAEHFDVIVVGAGPAGSAAALVAARAGLKVLLLERGEYPGSKNVSGAAFYGSAILHELIPNWWEQAPVERYLTRRVLAFMTADTSVAIDFRTTRFAEPPYNGFSILRPKFDRWFADQAVAAGAFLLNAAVVDEALWEDDQVVGVRVRRDEGDLRANVVIACDGANSFLAKHAGLQREFHAHEMSLGVKEVLALDEHVIRERFHLHDNDGLAIEYIGAITEEVSGGAFLYTNRDSLSLGVIGQISSLAEHKRRPYELLETFKRHPSVAPLVRGGRVREYSAHIIPEAGWNMLPKLYTGGMLVAGDAAALCFVAGLYLEGINYAIQSGIAAGETAVIAHQERDFSARSLARYVERLRARHVLTDFANYRHAPGLVNSPRLQNRYPEIIAAAAEQVFRVNGGPKRKILPIALDTLRRANISPMHVLQDAWQAGRSFGW
- the mftE gene encoding mycofactocin biosynthesis peptidyl-dipeptidase MftE, encoding MAYQSNLAHLTWPEVARAVAEGADTVILPLGATEQHGPHLPLGTDTLRAEALARRLAARLPGALVAPVLPIGCSDEHAGFPGLLSLDAATLAAVIVDCARRVAAWGVTRLAIVSAHGGNGQALALAAERLRRELPALRVWLPAETLAPDEAVLAVAADEGIAPEEFGLHAGEGETSEVLWLRPDLVRREAAEAGYRGDMATIVETLQRLGLKAVTPNGVLGDPARARADRGARYLEARAGALAKELLA
- the mftF gene encoding mycofactocin biosynthesis glycosyltransferase MftF (Members of this protein family, MftF, are glycosyltransferases, members of PF00535 (glycosyl transferase family 2). The encoding gene is found as part of the mycofactocin cassette, in Mycobacterium tuberculosis, many other Actinobacteria, and occasional members of other lineages. Mycofactocin itself, a putative redox carrier, is a heavily modified derivative of the C-terminal Val-Tyr dipeptide of the mycofactocin precursor MftA (TIGR03969).) produces the protein MTPSATIQSDRRQRWAAALILPGQPDLARSLVAELAAFLELPVDAVEARCRRAAGELARAWREQAPTTPAAITDFYRHGDAYLYDLTWWHALVEDDSALVQVEALEAALARHARSALDFGGGIGSLGLVLARHGLEVTLADINPRLNEYARWRFARRGLPVRVIDLPPGPPDLPAAAFDFISAVDVFEHLPDPGATLAALAAALRPGGTLFIHLPGNADPNHPMHLWRRPATLLRHLETAGLWLEGEGSRIEQGGNIRLLLRRGEGPRYRLNQGLELRPDAAGGTLLSLRPLVALRLNRQAFATLAALNGGSTALELVAAHPELSLPETTAFLDALARRRVLIKHVPPPQRLPAVTAIVPAHGRPEATRACVESLLAQDYPAELLEVIVVDDASDPPLAPALAGLPIRLLRQDQNIGQSAARNHAAELARGEVLAFLDNDCVAAPDWLRTLVAALDEPGVEIAGGRVLAPPPEGPVAAFEAARSPLDMGPVSGPVGPGETITYMPSCNLVIRRSLLLRVGGFDPAMRLGEDVDLIWRALATGARARYVAEAAVVHHHRVRLGALLRRRADYASSEADLQRRHPAGRRTMALPRMALAFLAALIAVWSAPALAGLLGAGIAVALAREVGRKQRELRRHGVSLPWGRVSAAVLLQHRAAFYHLGANVTRYYSLPLLALALLWRPLLPALLLLCLTPPTLDYYRLRPRLSLPLFIGLYWLELGAYQLGVWRGCRERRTLRPLAPALV